One genomic region from Spiroplasma endosymbiont of Polydrusus cervinus encodes:
- a CDS encoding spiroplasma phage ORF1-like family protein, with product MKKLLSLLTITTLATSVPAPLLANTVQTRTKRDVGTTEKDVTDGLQIKMENGKNLNFNWKLISKTIGGREIEKKYDKWYFFIVPYNYIPNNVVKFNSKWDVLTLGGNIKFNGYYFPFKHVKKMYRWDGVGEPNLPEINSSTGEITDWKDSSLFQKGISFSLADGSKTATWSNVGMRLTVDGETNININNPNVEEVYWDSAKQNMLEYKVNINVKSSTSEKTHKLVIKYNINGTKYTSEDIDVVVAAKINQPSPIVPKQLSELINNTTLGNITNNNDDTIKAKIIKNNSLDIDFSQIAIEKKDMHSATLKARDVSRSYQGSVVVIYNVVPATVVDLKIYLTSLASGVQIDKDYLAQLGKSKMTNKVDTFYYANGKSVIKIKQPPTGNNITGVVYGCDEQWNKTAQSSTIDQTNGLEIDKGQYGSVDGRYLVELQHKDLPTHTKTIYLQVSDKQKVPHYFDTDNGKQFEQWAEDNGYKNIRGSSASQLNNLFELSKTWKQSLAHLDLKLDNFVVYNIQNVTQDEIDTYKTKLLASVKAQVEKYVPDVVENIDYAINANNLVAGDWTTGKDVKIQAVDDSTKLLSFTTKTIPTQIKHQPTTPESTLNNDKKGLTGWAIVGIIVGSLSGLLLLGWLLKKFVITPFICEPIRKKKAKAFAEKTAKDIAQMKADEADEEAKRKGEK from the coding sequence ATGAAAAAATTACTAAGCTTATTAACTATAACTACGCTGGCAACGAGTGTTCCGGCTCCGTTATTAGCCAACACAGTACAAACTCGCACCAAACGCGATGTTGGAACAACTGAAAAAGATGTCACAGATGGATTACAAATAAAAATGGAAAACGGCAAAAATTTAAATTTTAATTGAAAATTAATTTCCAAAACAATTGGTGGGAGAGAAATAGAAAAAAAATACGATAAGTGATATTTTTTTATAGTCCCATACAATTATATTCCCAACAATGTTGTTAAATTTAATTCAAAATGAGATGTTTTAACTTTAGGTGGTAACATAAAATTTAATGGTTATTACTTTCCCTTCAAACATGTTAAAAAAATGTATCGCTGGGATGGCGTTGGCGAACCTAATTTACCCGAAATAAATTCTAGTACTGGTGAAATAACAGATTGAAAAGATAGTTCTTTATTTCAAAAAGGAATTTCGTTTTCACTTGCTGATGGTTCTAAAACGGCGACTTGGTCTAATGTTGGAATGCGGTTGACTGTGGATGGCGAAACAAACATCAATATCAATAATCCGAATGTTGAAGAAGTTTATTGAGATAGTGCTAAACAAAATATGTTAGAATACAAAGTAAATATCAATGTGAAATCATCAACAAGTGAAAAGACTCATAAATTAGTTATCAAATATAATATAAATGGCACTAAATACACAAGTGAAGATATTGATGTTGTTGTGGCAGCAAAAATTAACCAACCAAGTCCAATAGTTCCAAAACAGTTAAGCGAGTTAATTAATAACACTACCTTAGGAAATATTACCAATAACAATGATGACACTATCAAGGCAAAAATAATTAAAAATAATTCGCTTGATATTGATTTTTCTCAAATTGCAATTGAAAAAAAAGATATGCATTCGGCAACTTTAAAAGCACGCGATGTTAGCAGAAGTTATCAAGGTTCAGTTGTTGTAATTTACAACGTTGTACCAGCAACAGTGGTTGATTTAAAAATTTATTTAACATCATTGGCAAGTGGTGTTCAAATTGATAAAGATTATTTAGCACAACTTGGCAAAAGTAAAATGACAAACAAAGTTGATACATTTTATTATGCGAATGGGAAAAGTGTTATTAAAATCAAACAACCACCAACTGGCAATAACATAACTGGGGTTGTGTATGGCTGTGATGAGCAATGAAATAAAACAGCACAATCAAGTACTATTGACCAAACAAATGGTTTAGAGATTGATAAGGGACAATATGGTTCAGTTGATGGTCGTTATTTAGTTGAATTACAACATAAAGATTTACCAACGCATACTAAAACTATTTATCTGCAAGTATCAGATAAACAAAAAGTGCCTCATTATTTTGACACTGATAATGGCAAACAGTTTGAACAATGAGCAGAAGATAACGGATATAAAAATATCCGTGGTTCTAGTGCTAGTCAGTTAAATAATTTGTTTGAGTTGTCGAAGACTTGAAAGCAGAGCTTAGCCCACTTAGACCTAAAATTAGATAACTTTGTTGTTTATAACATTCAAAATGTTACCCAAGATGAAATTGATACTTATAAAACAAAACTCCTTGCTAGTGTAAAAGCACAAGTTGAAAAGTATGTCCCTGATGTTGTAGAAAACATCGATTATGCTATTAACGCAAATAATCTTGTTGCGGGTGATTGAACTACGGGCAAAGATGTCAAAATTCAAGCGGTCGATGATAGCACAAAACTGTTGAGTTTTACTACCAAAACTATTCCAACACAAATAAAACACCAACCAACAACACCTGAGTCAACACTAAACAATGACAAAAAAGGATTAACAGGTTGAGCGATTGTTGGTATTATTGTTGGTTCTTTATCGGGACTACTGCTTCTTGGTTGATTATTGAAAAAATTTGTAATTACACCATTTATTTGTGAACCAATCCGCAAGAAAAAAGCGAAAGCGTTTGCTGAAAAAACCGCAAAAGACATCGCTCAAATGAAAGCTGACGAAGCTGACGAAGAAGCCAAACGAAAAGGAGAAAAATAA
- a CDS encoding IS3 family transposase translates to MQLNKRKIVSFIKENINKYPLNLLLDITDLKRSYWDKYKNYSSNGKDSESLKNIVKVYEENLKQFGYRRITKYLKEDYGIVYNAKKVLRIMK, encoded by the coding sequence TTACAATTAAATAAAAGAAAAATTGTATCTTTTATCAAAGAAAACATTAATAAATATCCACTAAATTTATTACTTGATATAACAGATTTAAAGCGTAGTTATTGAGATAAATATAAAAATTATTCAAGTAATGGTAAGGATAGCGAATCATTAAAAAATATTGTAAAAGTCTATGAAGAAAATTTAAAACAATTTGGTTATCGTCGAATTACCAAATATTTAAAAGAAGATTATGGCATTGTTTATAATGCTAAGAAAGTATTGCGAATTATGAAATAA
- the thyA gene encoding thymidylate synthase: MEQYHKMARFILEHGQEKDDRTNTGTISAFGYQMRFNLKEGFPILTTKKVHFKSVVYELLWFIKGDTNIKYLVDHDIRIWNEWPYEKYKASAKYNHETLAEFVEKIKTDPNFAAEFGDLGPVYGKQWRNFDRVDQLAKLLTNLKKNPYSRRHIISAWNPTEVDEMALPPCHTLMQFYVSKDNKLSCQLYQRSADVFLGVPFNIANYALLTHLIAQVVGLDVGDFVHTFGDYHIYKNHFDQIKEQLTRTPRKLPTLKLNPAITSLFDFKFEDISLVDYDPAPLIKGTVAV, translated from the coding sequence ATGGAACAATATCATAAAATGGCTCGTTTTATTTTAGAGCATGGGCAAGAAAAAGATGATCGGACAAACACTGGAACAATTTCTGCTTTTGGTTATCAAATGCGCTTTAATTTAAAAGAAGGTTTTCCAATTTTAACAACAAAAAAAGTTCATTTTAAATCAGTTGTTTATGAATTGCTATGATTTATTAAAGGCGATACTAATATTAAATATTTGGTTGATCATGATATTCGAATTTGAAATGAATGACCATATGAAAAATATAAAGCATCAGCAAAATATAATCATGAAACATTAGCTGAATTTGTAGAAAAAATTAAGACTGATCCAAATTTTGCTGCGGAGTTTGGTGATTTAGGACCAGTATATGGGAAACAATGACGAAACTTTGATAGAGTGGACCAGTTAGCAAAATTACTAACGAATTTAAAAAAGAATCCTTATTCTCGTCGTCATATTATTAGTGCTTGAAATCCAACGGAAGTTGATGAAATGGCTTTGCCACCATGCCATACTTTGATGCAATTTTATGTTTCAAAAGATAATAAATTGAGTTGTCAATTATATCAACGTAGTGCTGATGTTTTTTTAGGTGTTCCTTTTAATATTGCCAATTATGCTTTATTAACTCATTTGATTGCCCAAGTTGTTGGTTTAGACGTTGGCGATTTTGTCCATACTTTTGGGGATTATCATATTTATAAAAATCATTTTGATCAAATTAAAGAACAATTAACACGAACACCACGAAAATTACCAACTTTAAAATTAAATCCAGCAATTACTTCCTTATTTGATTTTAAATTTGAAGATATCTCACTGGTGGATTATGACCCAGCCCCATTGATTAAAGGAACTGTTGCAGTATAA
- a CDS encoding DDE-type integrase/transposase/recombinase: MRRKILIKQNRNKNIIKYPDLVNRNFNDIKERFSILFTDVTYLIWNGKKHYQSTILDGYTKEIIDVKWSKFNNNKLVIDNLNDAINKIKKIKKDLNKIIIHSDHEYQYTSKDYNSKCLDNKIIISMGKNYHCADNIIIESFHSLLKKGTIHNKNYKSHNKYINDVKKWNKWYSNQKEKYIINESL, from the coding sequence ATGCGTAGAAAAATATTAATAAAACAAAATAGAAATAAAAATATAATTAAATATCCTGATTTAGTAAATCGTAATTTTAATGATATTAAAGAAAGATTTTCAATTTTATTTACTGATGTAACTTATTTAATTTGAAATGGTAAAAAACATTATCAATCAACAATACTTGATGGATATACTAAAGAAATTATTGATGTAAAATGATCAAAATTTAATAATAACAAACTTGTAATTGATAATTTAAATGATGCAATTAATAAAATTAAAAAAATAAAAAAAGATTTAAATAAAATAATAATTCATTCAGATCACGAATATCAATATACATCTAAAGATTACAATAGTAAATGTTTAGATAACAAAATTATAATTTCAATGGGTAAAAATTATCATTGTGCAGACAACATTATTATTGAAAGTTTTCATTCATTACTTAAAAAAGGAACAATCCATAATAAAAATTATAAATCTCATAATAAATATATTAATGATGTTAAAAAATGAAATAAATGATATTCAAACCAAAAAGAAAAATATATAATAAATGAAAGTTTGTAA
- a CDS encoding SprT family zinc-dependent metalloprotease, translated as MALQKVLPYQGNLIKYDLIIKEQKNIVLNVNNGKIKVSAPSYAYDWEIEALIYKNIKKIITVINVHDNYRKIVINPNGMGYVYVFNEKYTLQLTQENIHTKIINRQVFLLKDAGSYDENVKKLHSFLKQKFSYKFEQLLNKWAKTMNFSYKNLTIKTMIRKWGVCYPQTEKIVLNTKLIHFNPMVLEYVIIHELSHLVHHNHSKSFWYHVEKYMPNYREKVEILKKPGI; from the coding sequence ATGGCATTGCAAAAAGTGCTACCGTATCAGGGAAATTTAATTAAATATGATTTAATTATTAAAGAACAAAAGAATATTGTGTTGAATGTTAATAATGGCAAAATTAAAGTATCAGCCCCTAGCTATGCGTATGATTGGGAAATTGAAGCTTTAATTTATAAAAATATTAAAAAAATTATTACCGTAATTAATGTTCACGATAATTATCGGAAAATTGTTATTAACCCTAATGGCATGGGTTATGTTTATGTTTTTAATGAAAAATATACATTGCAATTGACCCAAGAAAATATCCATACAAAAATCATTAATCGCCAAGTATTCTTATTAAAAGACGCTGGTAGTTATGATGAAAATGTTAAAAAGTTACATAGTTTTTTAAAACAAAAATTTAGTTATAAATTTGAACAATTATTAAATAAATGAGCAAAAACGATGAATTTCTCTTATAAAAATTTAACAATTAAAACAATGATTCGCAAATGAGGTGTTTGTTATCCCCAAACTGAAAAAATTGTTTTAAATACCAAATTAATTCATTTTAATCCAATGGTATTAGAATATGTTATTATTCATGAGTTATCCCATTTAGTTCATCATAATCATTCGAAATCATTTTGATATCATGTTGAAAAATATATGCCAAATTATCGCGAAAAGGTTGAAATTTTAAAAAAACCAGGAATTTAA
- a CDS encoding DDE-type integrase/transposase/recombinase, translating into MKENNIQAEYVKRMRRKILIKKNRNKNIIKYPDLVNRNFNDIKERFSILFTDVTYLIWNGKKHYQSTILDGYTKEIIDVKWSKFNNNKLVIDNLNDAINKIKKIKKDLNKIIIHSDHGYQYTSKNYNSKCLDNKIIISMGKNYHCADNIIIESFHSLLKKGTIHK; encoded by the coding sequence ATGAAAGAAAATAATATTCAAGCTGAATATGTAAAGCGTATGCGTAGAAAAATATTAATAAAAAAAAATAGAAATAAAAATATAATTAAATATCCTGATTTAGTAAATCGTAATTTTAATGATATTAAAGAAAGATTTTCAATTTTATTTACTGATGTAACTTATTTAATTTGAAATGGTAAAAAACATTATCAATCAACAATACTTGATGGATATACTAAAGAAATTATTGATGTAAAATGATCAAAATTTAATAATAACAAACTTGTAATTGATAATTTAAATGATGCAATTAATAAAATTAAAAAAATAAAAAAAGATTTAAATAAAATAATAATTCATTCAGATCACGGATATCAATATACATCTAAAAATTACAATAGTAAATGTTTAGATAACAAAATTATAATTTCAATGGGTAAAAATTATCATTGTGCAGACAACATTATTATTGAAAGTTTTCATTCATTACTTAAAAAAGGAACAATCCATAAATAA
- a CDS encoding 1-deoxy-D-xylulose-5-phosphate synthase, which translates to MKLQDYQSHQDLKNLKTKALIELAEDVRRIIIATVTKNGGHLASNLGVVELTISLLQTFDIDNNDVIIFDTGHQTYAYKILTDRKTHFTTIRLPEGLVAFQHVDESKYDYLSNGHAGTGLSTAIAYSYNQKYHNIICVIGDAAFTNGLTLEALTYLGTISNKIIIILNDNAMSISKNVNILHTAVSKVRTGWLYRGASKIARVLRYIPPLTLLWLGHLLVEKIIRSFVIPSLFAGFNLDYIGTVDGHNFRKLTKSLRQAKKRSASVVLHVKTKKGHGYGLSQAEQEKYHSYSLTENKNNEWSYYVAQTVGKFFQTAPEKFYFISAAMQASVHLEEFMLQNPQYCFDVGLAEEHAVTLAAGFALDHHKVIVNMYATFLQRTYDQVLHDVIRNHLPVIFLIDRASLSLGDGDSHHGIYDVGFLNSMGDIPIISQPATSGEFEQLLKLALANQTNPFFIRYPKGGITHQACAGGAFQIGQWEYVIQNAKAPILLITYGNNVVKAQTIIMKLATKKINLINARFINRLDKQMLVQIKTAKYWQIIVFEEVIKETGLYAKIIDFLINNNTTIISHYGYDNGLIKKEPNNLAELLRNLIN; encoded by the coding sequence ATGAAATTGCAAGATTATCAGAGTCATCAGGATTTAAAAAATTTAAAAACAAAAGCTTTAATTGAATTAGCAGAGGATGTTCGCCGTATTATTATTGCAACAGTGACGAAAAATGGTGGTCATTTAGCTAGCAATTTAGGAGTAGTTGAGTTAACAATTAGTTTATTGCAAACTTTTGATATTGATAATAATGATGTGATTATTTTTGATACTGGTCATCAAACTTATGCATATAAGATTTTAACTGATCGAAAAACCCATTTTACAACAATTCGCTTGCCAGAAGGGTTAGTTGCTTTTCAACATGTTGATGAAAGTAAATATGATTATCTTTCAAATGGCCATGCTGGAACGGGCTTATCAACGGCTATTGCTTATAGTTATAATCAAAAGTATCATAATATTATTTGTGTAATTGGTGATGCTGCTTTTACCAATGGGTTAACTTTAGAAGCTTTAACTTATTTAGGAACAATTTCGAATAAAATTATTATTATTCTAAATGATAATGCGATGAGTATTTCAAAAAATGTTAATATTTTACATACAGCAGTTAGTAAAGTTCGAACTGGGTGATTATACCGGGGGGCTAGTAAAATTGCGCGAGTTTTACGTTATATTCCACCATTAACATTGTTATGATTAGGACATTTATTAGTGGAAAAAATTATTCGTAGTTTTGTTATTCCGAGTTTATTTGCTGGTTTTAATTTGGATTATATTGGGACTGTTGATGGGCATAATTTTCGTAAGTTAACAAAAAGTTTGCGGCAGGCAAAAAAACGCAGTGCCAGTGTTGTCTTACATGTTAAAACAAAAAAAGGACATGGTTATGGATTATCACAAGCAGAGCAAGAAAAATATCATTCTTATAGTTTAACCGAGAATAAAAATAATGAATGAAGTTATTATGTTGCTCAAACAGTGGGAAAATTCTTCCAAACTGCCCCCGAAAAATTTTATTTTATTTCAGCGGCAATGCAAGCTTCCGTTCATTTGGAAGAATTTATGTTACAAAATCCCCAATATTGTTTTGATGTTGGATTAGCAGAGGAGCATGCTGTGACATTAGCAGCTGGTTTTGCCTTAGACCATCATAAAGTAATTGTGAATATGTATGCTACTTTTTTACAACGGACTTATGATCAAGTTTTACATGATGTTATTCGTAATCATTTACCAGTGATCTTTTTAATTGACCGGGCTAGTTTATCACTGGGGGACGGCGATAGTCACCATGGGATTTATGATGTTGGTTTTTTAAATAGTATGGGTGATATCCCAATTATTAGTCAACCAGCAACTAGTGGTGAATTTGAGCAATTATTAAAGTTAGCGTTAGCAAATCAAACAAATCCTTTTTTTATTCGTTATCCAAAGGGTGGAATTACGCATCAAGCTTGTGCGGGGGGGGCATTTCAAATTGGGCAATGAGAATATGTTATTCAAAATGCTAAAGCACCAATTTTATTAATAACATATGGGAATAATGTCGTGAAAGCCCAAACAATTATTATGAAGTTAGCAACAAAAAAAATTAATCTTATCAACGCACGATTTATTAATCGACTTGATAAACAAATGCTAGTGCAAATTAAGACAGCAAAATATTGACAAATTATTGTTTTTGAAGAAGTTATTAAAGAAACGGGGTTATATGCTAAAATTATTGATTTTTTAATTAACAATAATACAACGATAATTTCACATTATGGTTACGATAATGGTTTAATTAAAAAAGAGCCTAATAATTTAGCCGAATTATTAAGAAACTTAATTAATTAA
- the xseA gene encoding exodeoxyribonuclease VII large subunit, whose translation MSKNIYTVSEVNYYLKTMIEQEPNLINISLQGEISNITNHSSGHIYFTIKDDKAQIRAIMFAFSAKNLKFKLKEGLKIVATGSIKVYEPQGTYSLQVVALSLQGVGDLFLKYEALKQELNKKGWFDQSLKKPIPRFPNNIGVITAPTGAVIRDIITTIHRRFSQANIYLFPSLVQGSEAKHDIRTKIKAAQAFKPQIDTLIVGRGGGSIEDLWAFNEIEVIEAIYQATIPIIAAVGHEVDFTLTDFVSDLRAPTPTAAAELATPDQKELGTYLQQQRCSLINIIKSKVDKVGDKLNDLKHSYVLTKPQALYTNQQHVYQLLLNKFNILQETFFLANKNMIKTYYQTLISTIQQQILTIEHIKNNLLSKLDLLSPLKTLTRGYSITYNNNKNVVITTQDIKNNDIIITRVQDGIIQSIVQSINKDGEKNDK comes from the coding sequence ATGAGTAAAAATATTTATACGGTTAGTGAAGTTAATTATTATTTAAAAACAATGATTGAACAAGAACCAAATTTAATTAATATTTCTTTGCAGGGAGAAATTTCTAATATTACAAATCATTCTTCAGGGCATATTTATTTTACAATTAAAGATGATAAAGCCCAAATTCGGGCAATTATGTTCGCTTTTAGTGCTAAAAATTTAAAATTTAAATTAAAAGAGGGCTTAAAAATTGTGGCAACAGGTTCGATTAAAGTATATGAACCACAAGGGACATATAGTTTGCAAGTTGTTGCATTGTCTTTACAAGGTGTTGGTGATTTATTTTTAAAATACGAAGCATTAAAGCAAGAATTAAATAAAAAAGGATGGTTTGATCAATCCTTAAAAAAACCAATTCCTCGCTTTCCAAATAATATTGGGGTTATAACAGCGCCAACCGGAGCTGTCATTCGCGATATTATTACCACCATTCATCGTCGTTTTTCACAAGCAAATATTTATTTATTTCCTAGTTTAGTGCAAGGATCTGAGGCGAAACATGATATTCGCACAAAAATTAAGGCAGCCCAAGCTTTTAAACCACAAATTGATACCTTAATTGTTGGCCGTGGTGGTGGTAGTATTGAAGATTTATGAGCCTTTAATGAAATTGAAGTTATTGAGGCAATTTATCAAGCAACGATTCCAATTATTGCTGCTGTTGGGCATGAGGTTGATTTTACGTTGACTGATTTTGTTAGTGATTTACGAGCACCAACCCCAACTGCTGCGGCTGAATTAGCAACCCCTGATCAAAAAGAATTAGGAACTTATTTACAACAACAACGGTGTAGTTTAATTAATATTATTAAAAGCAAGGTTGATAAGGTCGGAGATAAGTTAAATGATTTAAAACATAGTTATGTGTTAACAAAGCCACAAGCTTTGTATACTAATCAGCAGCATGTTTATCAATTGTTATTAAATAAATTTAATATCTTACAAGAGACTTTTTTTTTAGCAAATAAGAATATGATTAAAACGTATTATCAAACTTTAATAAGTACAATTCAGCAACAAATATTAACAATTGAACATATTAAAAATAATTTATTAAGTAAATTAGACTTATTAAGTCCGTTAAAAACATTAACACGAGGATATAGTATTACCTACAATAATAATAAAAATGTCGTAATAACAACTCAAGATATTAAGAATAATGATATAATTATAACACGTGTGCAAGATGGAATTATTCAATCAATCGTGCAATCAATTAATAAGGATGGTGAAAAAAATGACAAATAA
- a CDS encoding DDE-type integrase/transposase/recombinase — MKENNIQAEYVKRMRRKILIKQNRNKNIIKYPDLVNRNFNDIKERFSILFTDVTYLIWNGKKHYQSTILDGYTKEIIDVKWSKFNNNKLVIDNLNDAINKIKKIKKDLNKIIIHSDHGYQYTSKDYNSKCLDNKIIISMGKNYHYADNIIIESFHSLLKKGTIHNKNYKSHNEYINDVKKWNKWYSNQKEKYIINESL, encoded by the coding sequence ATGAAAGAAAATAATATTCAAGCTGAATATGTAAAGCGTATGCGTAGAAAAATATTAATAAAACAAAATAGAAATAAAAATATAATTAAATATCCTGATTTAGTAAATCGTAATTTTAATGATATTAAAGAAAGATTTTCAATTTTATTTACTGATGTAACTTATTTAATTTGAAATGGTAAAAAACATTATCAATCAACAATACTTGATGGATATACTAAAGAAATTATTGATGTAAAATGATCAAAATTTAATAATAACAAACTTGTAATTGATAATTTAAATGATGCAATTAATAAAATTAAAAAAATAAAAAAAGATTTAAATAAAATAATAATTCATTCAGATCACGGATATCAATATACATCTAAAGATTACAATAGTAAATGTTTAGATAACAAAATTATAATTTCAATGGGTAAAAATTATCATTATGCAGACAACATTATTATTGAAAGTTTTCATTCATTACTTAAAAAAGGAACAATCCATAATAAAAATTATAAATCTCATAATGAATATATTAATGATGTTAAAAAATGAAATAAATGATATTCAAACCAAAAAGAAAAATATATAATAAATGAAAGTTTGTAA
- the xseB gene encoding exodeoxyribonuclease VII small subunit, translated as MTNNKSFEQILEKLKQIVNDLENNQLPLDQAIDAFETGIKLTKVAETKLQDIKDKVTKIVKDNNATDFKVDED; from the coding sequence ATGACAAATAATAAATCATTTGAACAAATTTTAGAAAAATTAAAACAAATCGTTAATGATTTAGAAAATAATCAATTACCATTAGATCAAGCAATTGATGCTTTTGAAACTGGCATTAAATTAACGAAAGTAGCTGAAACTAAGTTACAAGATATTAAAGATAAAGTCACTAAAATTGTTAAAGATAATAATGCCACTGATTTTAAAGTTGATGAAGACTAG
- a CDS encoding holo-ACP synthase: MIKNVGIDIVQNKRIKLSTAFVKKLLSPVELKQYTTFFDKNARRQFLAGRWVVKEAVVKALDIRVILNEVTIYLKDDNNLLVEGLSLAQNEIVHVSLSHECDYSVGLAVFSTF; encoded by the coding sequence ATGATTAAAAATGTTGGGATTGATATTGTTCAAAATAAACGAATCAAGTTATCAACCGCATTCGTTAAAAAATTATTAAGTCCAGTTGAATTAAAGCAATATACAACTTTTTTTGATAAAAATGCCCGACGCCAATTTTTAGCTGGACGTTGAGTGGTCAAAGAGGCCGTAGTTAAAGCCCTTGATATTAGGGTAATTTTAAACGAAGTGACGATTTATTTAAAGGATGATAATAATTTATTGGTTGAAGGATTATCTTTAGCCCAAAATGAAATTGTGCATGTTTCACTTAGCCATGAATGTGATTATAGTGTCGGTTTAGCAGTTTTTTCAACTTTTTAA
- a CDS encoding MFS transporter, producing the protein MKKLRRVSLIFLTIGGIFSTLLFGLLIILKNKISSQMFLYNAAYMLLEDIRRLVLQFSNRRVYNNMMAKPEVVGGILIAISSFLVSMYLIPNYLRKNNAYKGFGASLAFIIGLASVILLSMAVFLAGQPENLNKSLNIFKLGRNFNTGIILLFIGPVLTFLGGVLAIVYYGKTQKMKVLTQDQQNRLSAINLKTDKIGALGVTLQKEMVSSAELSNVKERTPAVNKTVSSMNDLKAKMARNALLHEEGEAHLLSEEENNSNIHNSNGAMRIGKEGQYLRTIKDGEGIVDESPAGLLLEKEGNFVQKSDIIKHHDYSAPIFSAGTGSSRGRSSSHSSIIIPKSKQHMPLDTTELAERIGSVPQPSRKQRINPNARVDSSYYGKVFLGDIDKIWTAGKKYREDITKKPATKHSFQSSNLDDNLDDYNENDDKIDNNH; encoded by the coding sequence ATGAAGAAATTACGAAGAGTTTCATTAATTTTCTTAACAATTGGAGGAATTTTTAGTACGTTACTATTTGGATTATTAATTATTTTAAAAAATAAAATTAGTAGTCAAATGTTTCTTTATAATGCTGCATACATGTTATTAGAAGATATTCGGCGTTTAGTTTTACAGTTTTCAAATAGAAGAGTATATAATAATATGATGGCAAAACCAGAAGTAGTCGGTGGTATTTTAATAGCAATTTCTTCTTTTTTAGTGTCAATGTATTTAATTCCAAATTATTTAAGAAAAAATAATGCTTATAAAGGATTTGGAGCTAGTTTAGCTTTTATTATTGGTCTAGCGAGTGTTATTTTATTATCAATGGCTGTTTTTCTTGCTGGACAACCAGAGAATTTAAACAAAAGTTTAAATATTTTTAAATTAGGTCGTAACTTTAATACGGGAATTATTTTATTATTTATTGGACCAGTTTTAACTTTCCTTGGTGGTGTTTTAGCAATAGTTTATTATGGAAAAACTCAAAAAATGAAAGTATTAACCCAAGATCAACAAAATCGTTTGTCAGCAATTAATTTAAAAACTGATAAAATTGGAGCACTTGGCGTAACACTACAAAAAGAGATGGTAAGTTCTGCTGAGCTTTCTAACGTTAAAGAACGAACACCAGCGGTTAATAAAACAGTTTCATCAATGAATGATTTAAAAGCGAAGATGGCTCGTAATGCTCTTTTACATGAAGAAGGTGAGGCCCATCTTCTTTCAGAAGAAGAAAATAATAGTAATATTCATAATTCAAATGGAGCAATGCGTATTGGCAAAGAGGGTCAATATTTACGTACAATTAAAGATGGCGAAGGAATCGTTGATGAATCACCAGCAGGTTTATTGCTTGAAAAAGAAGGTAATTTTGTACAAAAAAGCGATATTATTAAACACCACGATTATTCAGCACCAATTTTTAGTGCGGGGACAGGATCATCAAGAGGACGTTCATCTTCGCATAGTTCAATTATTATTCCAAAATCAAAGCAACATATGCCATTAGATACAACAGAATTAGCTGAACGAATTGGTTCAGTTCCACAGCCAAGTAGAAAACAACGAATTAATCCGAATGCGCGTGTTGATAGTTCGTATTATGGGAAAGTTTTTTTAGGTGATATTGATAAAATTTGAACTGCCGGGAAAAAATATCGCGAAGATATTACTAAAAAACCAGCAACAAAGCATTCTTTTCAATCATCAAATTTAGATGATAATCTTGATGATTATAATGAAAATGATGACAAAATAGATAATAATCATTAA